The Vescimonas coprocola genome includes a window with the following:
- a CDS encoding amino acid ABC transporter ATP-binding protein has translation MAILEVAQLEKSFGGTKVLRDISFSLEEGQALSIIGSSGSGKTTLLRCLNFLETPDSGRIAVRGRNLLDGSLSPQERRRNRLHFGLVFQDFNLFPQYTALENVTLARRLLAKSERTGEAPEAIRREGEALLEQMGLGDRMGHYPHQLSGGQKQRVAIARALAMKPDILCFDEPTSALDPELTGEVLKVIRQLARQRTTMVIVTHEMAFARDVADQVIFMDGGVIVEQGEPRMVMDHPKEERTRQFLARYAQG, from the coding sequence ATGGCGATCCTGGAGGTGGCACAGCTGGAGAAAAGCTTCGGCGGTACCAAGGTCCTGCGGGACATCAGCTTTTCGCTGGAGGAGGGACAGGCTCTGTCCATCATCGGCTCCTCCGGCAGCGGAAAGACCACGCTGCTGCGGTGCCTGAACTTTTTGGAGACACCGGACAGCGGCCGCATCGCCGTCCGGGGACGGAATCTGCTGGACGGGAGCCTGTCCCCTCAGGAGCGGCGGCGGAACCGGCTACACTTCGGGCTGGTGTTTCAGGATTTTAATCTGTTTCCCCAATATACGGCGCTGGAGAATGTAACGCTGGCCCGGCGGCTGCTGGCCAAGTCCGAGAGAACCGGGGAGGCCCCGGAGGCCATCCGCCGGGAGGGCGAAGCCCTGCTGGAACAGATGGGTCTGGGAGATCGGATGGGACACTATCCCCACCAGCTCTCCGGCGGACAGAAGCAGCGGGTGGCCATTGCCCGTGCGCTGGCCATGAAGCCGGACATCCTGTGCTTCGATGAGCCCACCTCGGCGCTGGACCCGGAGCTTACCGGGGAGGTGCTGAAGGTCATCCGGCAGCTGGCCCGGCAGCGCACCACCATGGTCATCGTCACCCACGAGATGGCCTTTGCCCGTGATGTGGCGGATCAGGTCATCTTCATGGACGGTGGCGTCATCGTGGAGCAGGGGGAGCCACGCATGGTGATGGATCACCCCAAGGAGGAGCGCACCCGGCAGTTTCTGGCCCGGTACGCACAGGGATAA
- a CDS encoding DUF3794 and LysM peptidoglycan-binding domain-containing protein, whose amino-acid sequence MELELQYTELSCCEAGESVTLTQEETLEAAIPEYCPEVTRIVDAVGQLCLREYTSRQISGSVLVTVLYTSEESPGLRSLTLPVPFLTQADDKRLIGCDTVCMAGRLLLTEARAVTGRKLYLRVMPELTLTGYTCRRHRICTGVGEEPTLRLHRQEQSLTLLTSVTQRQSSVTQELQPQDWGEPPEELLAQRICPRITGSQPVGSRLLAKGEARICLLYRTQDGSLHTWEDTLPFSCLLDGLTVPEEAQVTVTGSCGTARLIRSDGAAAIGVELTLSLLVRTYETVTVAPVTDLYSTRWDTALQRQSLTLTETWPPETVQPEVHQELESRPFLYVTAADCGAVTTGQEGDHTTLRTPLRLRLLYLDESGAPVTAERTDEAAAPVPGDVTTARAACLSPSLRPSGTGLELTVPVELTVERSRRCTWDAITAAELTEPEPGRRPSLVLCRPKKGESLWELAKRYRTDEQAICAANGLEQETPLPSGLLLIPRVR is encoded by the coding sequence ATGGAGCTGGAACTGCAATATACGGAGCTGTCCTGCTGCGAGGCAGGGGAGAGCGTTACCCTGACGCAGGAGGAGACGCTGGAGGCGGCGATCCCGGAGTACTGCCCGGAGGTCACCCGCATCGTGGACGCCGTAGGACAGCTGTGCCTGCGGGAATATACGAGCCGGCAGATCAGCGGCTCGGTGCTGGTCACGGTGCTCTATACCTCGGAGGAGAGCCCTGGCCTGCGGAGCCTGACGCTGCCGGTGCCGTTTCTGACCCAAGCGGACGATAAGCGCCTCATCGGCTGCGACACCGTCTGCATGGCGGGCCGCCTGCTGCTGACGGAGGCCAGAGCCGTCACCGGCCGAAAGCTGTACCTGCGGGTCATGCCGGAGCTGACTCTCACCGGCTACACCTGCCGCCGCCACCGCATCTGCACCGGCGTAGGGGAGGAGCCTACCCTGCGCCTGCACCGTCAGGAGCAGTCCCTTACCCTGCTGACCTCGGTGACGCAGCGGCAGAGCAGCGTGACTCAGGAGCTCCAGCCCCAGGACTGGGGCGAGCCGCCGGAGGAACTGCTGGCCCAGCGCATCTGCCCCCGCATCACCGGCAGCCAGCCGGTGGGGAGCCGCCTGCTGGCAAAGGGCGAGGCCCGCATCTGCCTGCTGTACCGCACGCAGGACGGCTCCCTCCACACATGGGAGGACACCCTGCCCTTTTCCTGCCTTCTGGACGGCCTTACCGTCCCGGAGGAGGCGCAGGTCACGGTCACCGGCTCCTGCGGCACGGCCCGGCTCATCCGCAGCGACGGCGCAGCCGCCATCGGGGTGGAGCTGACCCTGAGCCTACTGGTGCGGACCTATGAGACGGTCACCGTCGCCCCGGTGACGGACCTGTACAGCACCCGCTGGGACACCGCTCTCCAGCGCCAGAGCCTGACCTTGACGGAGACCTGGCCCCCGGAGACGGTACAGCCGGAGGTACATCAGGAGCTGGAGAGCCGCCCCTTCCTGTATGTGACGGCGGCGGACTGCGGCGCCGTCACCACAGGGCAGGAGGGGGATCATACCACACTCCGCACCCCTCTGCGGCTGCGGCTGCTGTATCTGGACGAATCCGGCGCACCGGTCACGGCGGAGCGCACCGACGAGGCCGCCGCCCCCGTGCCTGGGGATGTGACCACCGCCCGTGCCGCCTGCCTGTCTCCCAGCCTGCGCCCCTCCGGCACGGGACTGGAGCTGACGGTCCCGGTGGAGCTGACGGTGGAGCGCAGCCGCCGATGCACATGGGACGCCATTACCGCCGCAGAGCTGACGGAGCCGGAGCCGGGACGGCGTCCCTCTCTGGTGCTGTGCCGGCCGAAGAAAGGGGAGAGCCTGTGGGAGCTGGCCAAGCGCTACCGCACGGATGAGCAGGCCATCTGCGCCGCCAACGGATTGGAGCAGGAGACTCCGCTGCCGTCGGGGCTGCTGCTGATCCCCCGTGTAAGATAG
- the rsgA gene encoding ribosome small subunit-dependent GTPase A, whose product MSRGRIEKALSGFYYVRTPEGLLQCRARGKFRREGISPLVGDWVQVRELGGGEGFVEAIEPRQNRFARPAAANIDQLVIIGSQAIPTTDPYLIDRIASIAVLKGCRVLLCLNKCDLDPAQELYDSYAASAIPVLRVSAATGEGLPELRRAMKGKLNALTGNSGVGKSSILNAMEPVFGLPVGEVSKALGRGRHTTRHVEMFPLDEDTYVIDTPGFSSFDTEELDLELKARLPETFPEFAPYLGQCRFVGCSHVKEKGCAVLQAVKDGKIPASRHRSYVRLYDELKDLRDWQHK is encoded by the coding sequence TTGAGCCGGGGCCGCATTGAAAAGGCCCTCAGCGGCTTCTACTACGTCCGCACACCGGAGGGGCTGCTGCAATGCCGGGCCAGAGGAAAATTCCGCCGGGAGGGCATCAGTCCGCTGGTGGGGGACTGGGTACAGGTCCGTGAGCTGGGAGGCGGCGAGGGCTTCGTGGAGGCCATCGAGCCCCGGCAGAATCGGTTTGCCCGTCCTGCCGCCGCCAACATCGACCAGCTGGTCATCATCGGCTCACAGGCCATCCCCACCACGGATCCCTACCTCATCGATCGCATTGCCTCCATCGCCGTCCTGAAGGGCTGCCGGGTGCTGCTGTGCCTGAATAAATGCGATCTGGACCCGGCGCAGGAACTATACGACAGCTATGCCGCCTCCGCCATTCCGGTGCTGCGGGTCAGTGCCGCCACCGGAGAGGGCCTGCCGGAGCTGCGCCGTGCCATGAAGGGAAAGCTGAACGCCCTCACCGGCAACTCCGGCGTGGGCAAGTCCAGCATCCTCAACGCCATGGAGCCGGTGTTCGGCCTGCCGGTGGGGGAGGTCAGCAAGGCCCTGGGCCGTGGCCGCCACACCACCCGCCATGTGGAGATGTTCCCGCTGGACGAGGATACCTACGTTATCGACACGCCGGGCTTCTCCTCCTTCGACACGGAGGAGTTGGATCTGGAGCTGAAGGCCCGCCTGCCGGAGACCTTCCCGGAGTTTGCCCCCTATCTGGGCCAGTGCCGGTTCGTGGGGTGCAGCCATGTGAAGGAAAAGGGCTGCGCCGTGCTGCAAGCGGTGAAGGACGGTAAGATCCCCGCCAGCCGCCACCGCAGCTATGTGCGGCTGTATGACGAGCTGAAGGACCTGCGGGACTGGCAGCACAAATAG
- the pknB gene encoding Stk1 family PASTA domain-containing Ser/Thr kinase, translating to MDQYIGKMLDNRYEILELIGSGGMANVYKAKCHRLNRMVAVKILKNDLAENADFRRRFRDESLAVAQLSHANIVSVYDVSRSGDTEYIVMELVDGITLKQYMERRGKMDWREALHFITQIMRALSHAHSRGIIHRDIKPQNIMVLRDGSVKVTDFGIACLASASQTLTQEALGSVHYISPEQARGDRTDARSDIYSAGVVLYEMLTGRLPFEGESAVSVAIQHLSSVPLAPREIDPDIPEALELICMKAMCANLEKRYPSADAMLEDLEKFRKNNSVDLGYIRADLEEPEDHEPTQAIPTAAIQAARKERTPAEEKKRDKKLIAIVVGGFAAALLVVFLLFKFVFSGINNNPAAQSYKVPDVLGKTVEEAQQMEGIKGVFQIEVAGSKADSNYQPGQIIEQDPKSGHVRKNNLKITVWICAKEETNLMVNVLGEDVQDAKVELTNLNLNLNVQIREVYSDEYAAGKVISSTPADGESIKKGDSILLTVSKGPETKPVTVQNYAGLSVDDAALQAENAGLTVGAHQYEYDATVPEGSVIRQSLAPKTEVAPGTEIVFTVSKGPEPSQTTEQTVTFDIPGEYLNPELGILNVEIRQDTTVVYSTTVDTTDPAAARSVSHTFTGDKGTSITVYLYINGTEVASQVVSF from the coding sequence ATGGATCAATATATCGGAAAAATGCTGGATAACCGCTATGAGATATTGGAGCTCATCGGCAGCGGCGGCATGGCCAACGTCTACAAGGCCAAGTGCCACCGCCTGAACCGAATGGTGGCGGTGAAGATCCTGAAAAACGATCTGGCGGAGAACGCCGACTTCCGCCGCCGCTTCCGGGACGAGTCTCTGGCGGTGGCCCAGCTGTCCCACGCCAACATCGTGTCGGTGTACGACGTGTCCCGCAGCGGCGACACGGAGTATATCGTCATGGAGCTGGTGGACGGCATCACCCTGAAGCAGTACATGGAGCGCCGTGGCAAGATGGACTGGCGGGAGGCGCTGCACTTCATCACCCAGATCATGCGGGCGCTGAGCCATGCCCACAGCCGGGGCATCATCCACCGGGACATCAAGCCCCAGAACATCATGGTCCTGCGGGACGGCAGCGTCAAGGTGACGGACTTCGGCATCGCCTGTTTGGCCAGCGCCAGCCAGACCCTGACGCAGGAGGCGCTGGGCTCCGTCCACTACATCTCCCCGGAGCAGGCCAGAGGTGACCGCACCGACGCCCGCAGCGATATCTACTCCGCCGGCGTGGTGCTCTATGAGATGCTTACCGGCCGTCTTCCCTTCGAGGGGGAGTCCGCCGTATCCGTGGCCATCCAGCACCTGAGTTCCGTCCCACTGGCCCCCCGTGAGATCGATCCCGATATCCCGGAGGCGCTGGAGCTGATCTGCATGAAGGCCATGTGCGCCAATCTGGAGAAGCGCTACCCCTCGGCGGATGCCATGCTGGAGGATCTGGAGAAGTTCCGCAAGAATAACTCCGTGGACCTTGGCTATATCCGTGCCGATCTGGAGGAGCCGGAGGATCACGAGCCTACGCAGGCCATCCCCACCGCCGCCATTCAGGCCGCCCGCAAGGAGCGCACCCCGGCGGAGGAGAAAAAGCGGGATAAAAAGCTCATCGCCATCGTGGTGGGTGGCTTTGCCGCAGCGCTGCTGGTGGTGTTCCTGCTGTTCAAGTTCGTGTTCAGCGGCATCAACAATAACCCCGCCGCCCAGTCCTATAAGGTCCCCGATGTTCTGGGCAAGACCGTGGAGGAGGCCCAGCAGATGGAGGGCATCAAGGGCGTGTTCCAGATCGAGGTGGCCGGCAGCAAGGCCGACAGCAACTATCAGCCCGGCCAGATCATCGAGCAGGACCCCAAGTCCGGCCATGTCCGCAAGAATAACCTGAAGATCACCGTCTGGATCTGCGCCAAGGAGGAGACCAACCTCATGGTGAACGTTCTGGGCGAGGATGTGCAGGACGCCAAGGTGGAGCTGACGAACCTGAATCTGAACCTGAACGTCCAGATCCGGGAGGTGTATTCCGACGAGTATGCCGCCGGTAAGGTCATCAGCAGTACCCCCGCCGACGGTGAGAGCATCAAGAAGGGCGACAGCATCCTGCTGACCGTCAGCAAGGGGCCGGAGACCAAGCCCGTCACCGTGCAGAATTACGCCGGTCTCAGCGTGGACGATGCCGCCCTGCAAGCCGAGAACGCCGGTCTCACCGTGGGCGCTCACCAGTATGAGTACGATGCCACCGTGCCGGAGGGCAGCGTCATCCGCCAGAGCCTCGCTCCCAAAACGGAGGTAGCCCCCGGCACCGAGATCGTCTTTACCGTCAGCAAGGGCCCCGAGCCGTCTCAGACCACGGAGCAGACGGTGACGTTCGATATCCCCGGCGAGTACCTGAATCCGGAGCTGGGCATCCTGAACGTGGAGATCCGTCAGGATACCACCGTCGTCTACTCCACCACGGTGGATACCACGGACCCCGCCGCCGCCCGTTCCGTCAGCCATACCTTCACCGGTGACAAGGGAACCAGCATCACGGTGTACCTGTATATCAACGGCACCGAGGTGGCCTCTCAGGTGGTCAGCTTTTGA
- a CDS encoding Stp1/IreP family PP2C-type Ser/Thr phosphatase, translating into MRTWSVTDRGLVRSENQDACAVLTPDGYTVAVVCDGMGGTQGGRMASAIAVETFTRELSRSLRPGMSAGQLEQAAGYAVALSNDAVREYGLAHPGFERMGTTLVSAVVRDDLALVSNVGDSRAYHITREGIRQVSRDHSVVEDMVEKGDLTRDEARHHPRRNLITRALGTEPGVAADAFPLKWQQGDFLLLCSDGLINTVSDQELLFEVIHSEPLDTCLDRLLALSRQRGAPDNVTAVLLMNI; encoded by the coding sequence ATGAGAACATGGAGCGTAACGGACCGTGGTCTGGTACGCAGCGAGAATCAGGATGCCTGCGCCGTGCTGACGCCGGACGGCTACACCGTGGCGGTGGTCTGCGACGGCATGGGCGGCACGCAGGGGGGGCGGATGGCAAGCGCCATAGCGGTGGAGACCTTCACCCGTGAGCTGAGCCGGAGCCTGCGCCCCGGCATGAGCGCCGGACAGCTGGAGCAGGCGGCGGGCTACGCCGTGGCTCTCTCCAACGATGCCGTCCGGGAGTACGGGCTGGCCCATCCGGGCTTTGAGCGTATGGGGACGACTCTGGTCTCCGCCGTGGTCCGGGACGATCTGGCGCTGGTGAGCAACGTGGGCGACAGCCGGGCCTACCACATCACCCGTGAGGGCATCCGGCAGGTGAGCCGGGACCACTCCGTGGTGGAGGATATGGTGGAAAAGGGCGACCTGACCCGTGACGAGGCCCGGCACCATCCCCGCCGCAACCTCATCACACGGGCGCTGGGGACGGAGCCCGGTGTGGCGGCGGATGCCTTCCCGCTGAAATGGCAGCAGGGGGACTTCCTGCTGCTGTGCTCCGACGGACTGATAAACACCGTGTCCGATCAGGAGCTTCTCTTCGAGGTGATTCACAGCGAGCCGCTGGACACGTGTCTGGATCGGCTGCTGGCCCTCTCCCGTCAGCGGGGAGCGCCGGATAACGTCACTGCTGTGCTGCTTATGAATATCTGA
- the rlmN gene encoding 23S rRNA (adenine(2503)-C(2))-methyltransferase RlmN, giving the protein MTDIKSMTMEELTHTLREMGQPAFRGGQVFTWLHRGVTSFEEMSDLPRALREQLAQTFHITAPTVARKQESRLDGTVKYLWELADGNCIETVLMQYHHGNTVCISSQVGCRMGCAFCASTIAGKVRDLTPSEMLDQVLFTQLDSGREISNIVLMGIGEPLDNMDTVLRFLTLVNHPKGLNIGMRHISLSTCGVIPGIRRLAELQLQLTLSVSLHAPDSETRSRIMPVNRAYDVEELFAACHDYFQKTGRRISFEYAMIDGVNDHDWQADLIARRIAGMPGHVNLIPLNDVVESPFKPSRRTAAFQKRLQSHGVTATVRRSLGGDIDASCGQLRRKAMEEGRDLQ; this is encoded by the coding sequence ATGACTGACATCAAATCCATGACGATGGAGGAGCTGACCCACACCCTGCGGGAGATGGGACAGCCCGCCTTCCGGGGCGGTCAGGTCTTTACCTGGCTGCACCGGGGCGTCACCTCCTTTGAAGAGATGAGCGATCTGCCCCGTGCGCTGCGGGAGCAGCTGGCGCAGACGTTCCATATCACCGCCCCCACCGTGGCCCGCAAGCAGGAGTCCCGTCTGGACGGCACCGTCAAGTACCTGTGGGAGCTGGCGGACGGCAACTGCATCGAGACGGTGCTCATGCAGTATCACCACGGCAACACCGTGTGCATCTCCTCTCAGGTGGGCTGCCGCATGGGCTGCGCCTTCTGCGCCAGCACCATCGCCGGAAAGGTCCGTGACCTGACCCCCTCGGAGATGCTGGATCAGGTGCTGTTCACCCAGCTGGATTCCGGCCGGGAGATCTCCAATATCGTGCTGATGGGCATTGGAGAGCCTCTGGACAACATGGATACCGTGCTGCGGTTTCTGACGCTGGTGAACCACCCCAAGGGGCTGAACATCGGGATGCGGCACATCAGCCTGTCCACCTGCGGCGTGATACCGGGCATCCGGCGTCTGGCGGAGCTTCAGCTCCAGCTGACGCTCTCGGTGTCCCTCCACGCCCCGGACAGCGAGACCCGTTCCCGCATCATGCCCGTGAACCGGGCCTATGACGTGGAGGAGCTGTTCGCCGCCTGCCACGATTACTTCCAAAAGACGGGCCGCCGCATCTCCTTTGAGTACGCCATGATCGACGGCGTCAACGACCACGACTGGCAGGCGGACCTCATCGCCCGGCGCATCGCCGGGATGCCGGGCCATGTGAATCTCATCCCCCTGAACGACGTGGTGGAGAGCCCCTTCAAGCCCAGCCGCCGCACAGCGGCATTTCAAAAGAGATTACAGTCCCATGGCGTCACCGCCACCGTGCGGCGGAGCCTTGGCGGCGATATCGACGCCTCCTGCGGCCAGCTGCGCCGCAAGGCCATGGAGGAAGGGAGAGACCTGCAATGA
- the rsmB gene encoding 16S rRNA (cytosine(967)-C(5))-methyltransferase RsmB encodes MSDVRKPDARETALEVLMQVDSANAWSDGGLKRTIAKNKLDSRDAALATRLCYGVIQNRMLLDYYIGCWCSQRPERLESVIRNILRLGGYQILFLDKVPPRAAVNEAVEMTKRHRREKAAGMVNAILRKFAANREDMPPLPKGSPAQTLSLRYSHPRWLVERLLSLIGEEETEAYLRMNNQVVPTTIQTNPLKGTPEELEKLLRQTGAQVEPHPWLAGCFSVSGTGDLEQLSAFREGRFTVQDAAARLVATVAAPAPEDRVLDVCAAPGGKSFAMAMDRRDRGQILSCDVHPHKLKLIDSGAQRLGITSIRTALADAREEHAAWLEQADVVVADVPCSGLGIIRKKPDIRYKNPRDLAQLPAIQGDILENACRYVCPGGVLVYSTCTVLPEENQEIIHVFLSRHPEFRRETFTLPGPVGLCDGEATLWPQRLGTDGFYICRMRRKA; translated from the coding sequence ATGAGCGACGTGAGAAAGCCGGACGCCAGAGAGACCGCTCTGGAGGTCCTGATGCAGGTGGACAGCGCCAACGCATGGTCCGACGGCGGCCTGAAGCGCACCATCGCCAAAAATAAGCTGGACAGCCGGGATGCGGCGCTGGCCACCCGCTTGTGCTACGGGGTGATCCAGAACCGGATGCTGCTGGACTACTATATCGGCTGCTGGTGCAGCCAGCGCCCGGAGCGGCTGGAGTCCGTCATCCGCAACATCCTGCGGCTGGGTGGCTACCAGATCCTGTTTTTGGATAAGGTGCCGCCCCGTGCCGCCGTCAACGAGGCCGTGGAGATGACCAAGCGCCACCGCCGGGAAAAGGCGGCGGGTATGGTCAACGCCATCCTGCGGAAATTTGCCGCCAATCGGGAGGATATGCCGCCCCTGCCCAAGGGCAGCCCGGCGCAGACTCTCTCCCTGCGATACAGCCACCCCCGGTGGCTGGTGGAGCGTCTGCTTTCCCTCATCGGCGAGGAGGAGACGGAGGCGTATCTCCGTATGAACAATCAGGTAGTACCCACTACCATCCAGACAAACCCCCTGAAGGGTACCCCGGAGGAGCTGGAGAAGCTGCTGCGCCAGACCGGCGCACAGGTGGAGCCCCACCCGTGGCTGGCGGGATGCTTTTCCGTCAGCGGCACCGGCGATCTGGAGCAGCTGTCCGCCTTCCGGGAGGGCCGCTTCACCGTGCAGGACGCCGCCGCCCGCCTGGTGGCCACCGTGGCCGCTCCGGCCCCGGAGGATCGGGTGCTGGACGTGTGCGCCGCTCCCGGCGGCAAGTCCTTTGCCATGGCCATGGACCGCCGGGATCGGGGCCAGATCCTCTCCTGCGATGTCCACCCCCACAAGCTGAAGCTCATCGACAGCGGCGCCCAGCGTCTGGGCATCACCAGCATCCGCACGGCGCTGGCCGATGCACGGGAGGAGCACGCCGCATGGCTGGAGCAGGCGGATGTGGTAGTGGCGGACGTCCCCTGTTCGGGCCTCGGCATCATTCGCAAAAAGCCGGATATCCGGTATAAAAACCCCCGTGATCTGGCCCAGCTTCCGGCCATTCAGGGGGATATTCTGGAAAATGCCTGCCGCTATGTGTGTCCCGGCGGCGTGCTGGTGTACTCCACCTGTACGGTGCTGCCGGAGGAAAATCAGGAGATCATCCACGTGTTCCTCTCCCGCCACCCGGAGTTCCGACGGGAGACCTTCACCTTGCCGGGGCCCGTGGGCCTGTGTGACGGGGAGGCGACCCTGTGGCCCCAGCGGCTGGGGACCGACGGCTTTTACATCTGCCGAATGCGGAGGAAAGCATGA
- the fmt gene encoding methionyl-tRNA formyltransferase translates to MRILFMGTPDFAVASLRRLVEDGHEICGVFTQPDKPKNRGHKLAFSPVKEYALSQGLTVYQPTKLRDGTALELIRTLAPELTVVAAYGRILPEDILAAPKLGSINVHSSLLPKYRGAAPINWAVLNGDAVTGVTIMYMAKELDAGDIISAAETPIDPDEDALTLTNRLAELGAETLSRTVQALAAGTAGRTKQDESAVTFAPMLSRELSPMDFTRPARSLHDQVRGLQPWPCAVTELSGATVKVYRTAVGGAVKAAPGTIVRADKTGIEIACGDGRTLRILELQPQNGKRMAAASYLAGHPVQVTV, encoded by the coding sequence ATGAGGATCCTGTTTATGGGAACGCCGGACTTCGCCGTGGCCTCTCTGCGCCGACTGGTGGAGGACGGCCACGAGATATGCGGCGTGTTTACCCAGCCGGATAAGCCCAAGAACCGGGGCCATAAGCTGGCCTTCTCTCCGGTGAAGGAGTATGCTCTTTCACAGGGCCTGACGGTGTACCAGCCCACCAAGCTGCGGGACGGTACGGCGCTGGAGCTGATCCGTACTCTGGCCCCGGAGCTGACGGTGGTGGCGGCCTATGGCCGCATCCTGCCGGAGGACATTCTGGCGGCCCCCAAGCTGGGCTCCATCAACGTCCATTCCTCGCTGCTGCCCAAATACCGTGGCGCAGCCCCCATCAACTGGGCCGTCCTGAACGGCGACGCCGTCACCGGCGTCACCATCATGTATATGGCCAAGGAGCTGGACGCCGGGGATATCATTTCCGCCGCCGAGACGCCTATCGATCCCGACGAGGACGCTCTGACCCTGACGAACCGTCTGGCGGAGCTGGGAGCCGAGACCCTGTCCCGGACGGTGCAGGCGCTGGCCGCCGGCACCGCCGGCCGCACCAAACAGGATGAGAGCGCCGTGACCTTTGCCCCCATGTTGAGCCGGGAGCTGTCCCCCATGGACTTCACCCGCCCCGCCCGCAGTCTCCACGATCAGGTCCGTGGCCTCCAGCCTTGGCCCTGCGCCGTGACGGAGCTGTCCGGCGCCACGGTGAAGGTGTACCGTACCGCTGTGGGCGGCGCCGTCAAGGCCGCTCCCGGAACGATCGTCCGGGCCGATAAGACCGGCATCGAGATCGCCTGCGGCGACGGCCGGACGCTCCGTATTCTGGAGCTTCAGCCGCAAAACGGCAAGCGCATGGCGGCGGCCAGCTATCTGGCAGGCCACCCGGTGCAGGTGACGGTATGA
- the def gene encoding peptide deformylase has protein sequence MALRKIVLQGDECLTKVCRPVTEFNQRLHTLIDDMKETLLDSGGVGLAAPQVGVLRRVCVVMNEDEDIIELVNPEIIAAEGEQTGLEGCLSIPGKFGIVTRPYTVRVRAQDRDGNFFEVEDEELTARCFCHEIEHLDGHLFVEHTDHLMTEEELEEYMNQQEEDEE, from the coding sequence ATGGCTTTGAGAAAGATCGTATTGCAGGGCGACGAGTGCCTGACCAAGGTGTGCCGCCCGGTGACGGAGTTCAATCAGCGCCTGCATACGCTGATCGACGACATGAAGGAGACACTGCTGGATTCCGGCGGCGTAGGTCTGGCCGCCCCGCAGGTGGGCGTGCTGCGCCGTGTGTGCGTGGTGATGAACGAGGATGAGGATATCATTGAACTGGTGAACCCGGAGATCATCGCCGCCGAGGGGGAGCAGACGGGTCTGGAGGGCTGCCTCAGCATCCCCGGCAAGTTCGGCATCGTCACCCGCCCCTATACGGTGCGTGTCCGGGCGCAGGACCGGGACGGCAATTTTTTCGAGGTAGAGGACGAGGAGCTGACCGCCCGTTGCTTCTGCCATGAGATCGAGCATCTGGACGGCCATCTGTTCGTGGAGCACACGGACCATCTGATGACCGAGGAGGAGCTGGAGGAGTATATGAACCAGCAGGAGGAAGACGAGGAATGA